The following are encoded in a window of Peromyscus leucopus breed LL Stock chromosome X, UCI_PerLeu_2.1, whole genome shotgun sequence genomic DNA:
- the LOC114700704 gene encoding 26S proteasome regulatory subunit 10B-like, with protein MADPRDKELQDYRKKLLEHKEIHGRLKELREQLKELTKKYEKSENDLKALQSVGQIVGEVFKQLTEEKFIVKATNGPRYVVGCRRQLDKSKLKPGTRVALDMTTLTIMRYLPREVDPLVYNMSHEDPGNVSYSEIRGLSEQIWELREVIELPLTNPELFQHVGIIPPKGCLLYGPPGTGKTLLARAVASQLDCNFLKVVSSSIVDKYIGESARLIREMFNYARDHQPCIIFMDEIDAIGGRRFSEGTSADREIQRTLMELLNQMDGFDTLHRLKMIMATNRPDTLDPALLCPGRLDRKIPIDLPNEQARLDILKIHAGPITKHGEIDYEAIVKLSDDFNGADLRNVCTEAGMFVIHADHDFVVQEDFMKAFRKVADSKKLESKLDYKPV; from the coding sequence ATGGCGGACCCTAGAGATAAGGAGCTTCAGGACTACCGCAAGAAGCTGCTAGAGCACAAGGAGATTCACGGCCGTCTTAAGGAGCTAAGGGAACAATTAAAAGAACTTACCAAGAAGTATGAAAAGTCTGAAAATGATCTCAAGGCACTACAGAGTGTTGGGCAGATTGTGGGTGAAGTGTTTAAGCAGTTAACAGAAGAAAAATTCATTGTTAAAGCAACAAATGGACCAAGATATGTCGTTGGTTGTCGACGTCAGCTTGATAAAAGTAAACTGAAGCCAGGAACGAGAGTTGCTTTGGATATGACTACACTAACCATAATGAGGTATTTGCCAAGAGAGGTGGATCCTTTGGTTTACAACATGTCTCATGAGGATCCTGGAAATGTTTCTTATTCTGAGATCAGAGGGCTATCAGAGCAGATTTGGGAGTTAAGAGAGGTAATAGAATTACCTCTTACAAACCCAGAATTATTCCAGCATGTGGGAATAATACCTCCAAAAGGCTGCTTGCTATATGGACCACCAGGCACTGGGAAAACACTCTTGGCCAGAGCTGTTGCTAGCCAGCTGGACTGCAACTTCCTAAAGGTTGTATCTAGTTCTATTGTAGACAAATACATTGGTGAAAGTGCTCGTTTGATTAGAGAAATGTTTAATTATGCCAGGGACCACCAGCCATGCATCATTTTTATGGATGAAATAGATGCTATTGGTGGCCGTCGGTTTTCTGAGGGTACATCAGCTGACAGAGAGATTCAGAGAACTTTAATGGAGTTACTAAATCAAATGGATGGATTTGATACTCTGCATAGATTAAAAATGATCATGGCTACAAACAGACCAGATACACTGGATCCTGCTTTGCTGTGTCCAGGAAGATTAGATAGAAAAATACCTATCGATTTACCAAATGAACAAGCAAGATTAGATATATTGAAAATCCACGCAGGCCCTATTACAAAGCACGGTGAAATAGATTATGAAGCAATTGTAAAGCTTTCAGACGACTTTAATGGAGCAGACCTGAGAAATGTCTGTACTGAAGCAGGTATGTTTGTCATTCATGCGGATCATGACTTTGTCGTTCAGGAAGACTTCATGAAAGCATTCAGGAAAGTGGCTGACTCCAAGAAGCTGGAGTCCAAACTGGACTACAAGCCTGTGTGA